One window from the genome of Myxococcus fulvus encodes:
- a CDS encoding ester cyclase, translating to MTLSTKDAARRLYRRLEEAIHSGDFDVVDDVIQQDAVDHHPDPDMTPGREGIKQAFAGLRAAFPDIRFELEDLVAEGDKVACRITARATHRGSFMGFAATGLPVSYTLLDVLRFSQDGRLVERWGLVEEGRLRQQLARPPR from the coding sequence ATGACACTCTCCACCAAGGACGCCGCGCGCAGGCTCTATCGTCGACTCGAAGAGGCCATCCACTCTGGCGACTTCGACGTCGTCGATGACGTCATCCAGCAGGACGCCGTCGATCACCACCCGGACCCGGACATGACGCCGGGGCGCGAGGGCATCAAGCAGGCCTTCGCGGGGCTGCGGGCCGCGTTCCCGGACATCCGCTTCGAGCTGGAGGACCTCGTCGCCGAGGGGGACAAGGTCGCCTGTCGAATCACCGCCCGAGCCACCCACCGGGGGTCCTTCATGGGCTTCGCCGCGACGGGGCTGCCGGTGAGCTACACGCTCTTGGACGTGCTGCGCTTCTCCCAGGACGGGAGGTTGGTCGAGCGCTGGGGGTTGGTGGAGGAGGGACGCCTGCGCCAGCAGCTCGCCCGTCCTCCGCGCTGA
- a CDS encoding GNAT family N-acetyltransferase: MLRPVTTPFRIDCGPCVLRPWRRGDEASLVHHANDREVWKNLRDRFPHPYTAQDAAGWVGYAGAVSPPRDFAIEVAGEAVGSMGMIPGTDIERHSAEVGYWLGRSLWGRGIVSAGLDAFCAWTFANTDLLRLFALPFADNAASCRVLEKAGFQREGVLRRSAVKDGVVHDQALYARLRPSGP; encoded by the coding sequence ATGCTCCGTCCGGTGACCACCCCGTTCCGCATCGACTGTGGCCCCTGTGTCCTGCGTCCCTGGCGGCGCGGGGACGAGGCCTCCCTGGTCCATCACGCCAATGACCGCGAGGTGTGGAAGAACCTCCGCGACCGTTTTCCCCACCCCTACACGGCCCAGGACGCGGCGGGCTGGGTGGGCTACGCGGGCGCGGTGTCCCCGCCTCGTGACTTCGCCATCGAGGTGGCCGGCGAGGCCGTGGGCTCCATGGGGATGATTCCCGGCACCGACATCGAGCGCCATTCCGCGGAAGTGGGGTACTGGCTCGGCCGCTCGCTGTGGGGACGGGGAATCGTCAGCGCCGGGCTCGACGCCTTCTGCGCCTGGACCTTCGCGAACACGGACCTGCTTCGCCTCTTCGCGCTGCCCTTCGCCGACAACGCGGCGTCCTGTCGGGTGCTGGAGAAGGCGGGCTTCCAGCGCGAGGGCGTGCTGCGGCGCAGCGCCGTCAAGGACGGCGTCGTGCATGACCAGGCGCTCTACGCGCGCCTGCGCCCGTCAGGGCCTTGA
- a CDS encoding PaaI family thioesterase yields the protein MATLRELSDFITAEFPQTRVRILEVGSRSATVAHEVGPGELRPGGTVSGPVLMATADVALYVALLGEIGLVPLAVTTSLSFNFMRKPSADRRIIGVCTLLKVGRSLAVGEVSLYSEGLPEPVAHAVGTYAIPPGAHGGSRP from the coding sequence ATGGCGACCCTGCGTGAGCTCTCGGACTTCATCACCGCCGAATTCCCCCAGACGCGCGTGCGAATCCTCGAGGTGGGCAGCCGGAGCGCCACCGTCGCGCACGAGGTGGGGCCCGGAGAGCTGCGGCCCGGGGGCACGGTGTCGGGCCCGGTGCTGATGGCCACCGCGGACGTGGCGCTCTACGTGGCCCTGCTGGGCGAGATTGGCCTCGTCCCACTGGCCGTGACGACGAGCCTGAGCTTCAACTTCATGCGCAAGCCGTCCGCGGACCGCCGCATCATCGGCGTGTGCACGTTGCTCAAGGTGGGGCGGAGCCTCGCGGTGGGCGAGGTGTCGCTGTACTCGGAGGGCCTCCCGGAGCCCGTGGCCCACGCGGTGGGGACGTATGCCATTCCCCCGGGTGCGCACGGTGGCTCAAGGCCCTGA
- a CDS encoding aminoglycoside phosphotransferase family protein: protein MFDEFLHRWSLTPDGAPIVTPGARLLPVRRQDVPAMLKLALDAEEQQGARVMTWWAGDGAARVLAAEDHALLLERAEGTRSLTGMARGGQDDEACRILCAVADRLHAPRPAPPPEDLVTLPRWFEPLALAAATHGGVFTRSAQAAREVLATPAPAVVLHGDLHHDNVLDFGARGWLAIDPKRLVGAPGFDFANIFTNPDMANPELPLAVRPEVFHRRVQVVSEASGMERGLLLRWVLAWTGLSAAWLVEEGGDATVDLRVAALAAAALGR from the coding sequence ATGTTCGACGAATTCCTGCACCGCTGGTCCCTGACACCGGATGGCGCGCCCATCGTCACCCCGGGTGCGCGGCTGCTCCCGGTGCGCCGACAGGATGTGCCCGCGATGCTCAAGCTCGCGCTGGACGCGGAGGAGCAACAGGGGGCTCGGGTGATGACGTGGTGGGCGGGTGACGGCGCCGCGCGCGTGCTCGCGGCGGAGGACCACGCCCTGCTGCTGGAGCGCGCGGAGGGCACCCGTTCACTCACCGGGATGGCGCGGGGAGGCCAGGATGACGAGGCGTGCCGCATCCTCTGCGCCGTCGCGGACAGGCTGCATGCGCCCCGCCCGGCGCCGCCGCCCGAGGACCTGGTCACGCTGCCGCGCTGGTTCGAACCCCTGGCGCTCGCCGCCGCCACGCACGGGGGCGTGTTCACCCGCTCGGCCCAGGCCGCGCGCGAGGTGCTCGCGACGCCGGCGCCGGCCGTCGTGCTGCACGGGGACCTGCACCACGACAACGTCCTGGACTTCGGCGCGCGAGGCTGGCTGGCCATCGACCCGAAGCGACTGGTGGGCGCGCCGGGCTTCGACTTCGCCAACATCTTCACCAACCCCGACATGGCCAACCCCGAGCTGCCCCTGGCGGTGCGCCCGGAGGTCTTCCATCGCCGCGTCCAGGTGGTGTCCGAGGCCTCCGGGATGGAGCGCGGGCTCCTGCTGCGCTGGGTGCTCGCGTGGACGGGGCTGTCCGCGGCCTGGCTGGTCGAGGAGGGAGGGGACGCGACGGTGGACCTGCGCGTCGCGGCCCTGGCGGCGGCCGCGCTGGGGCGCTGA
- a CDS encoding phosphotransferase enzyme family protein: MTARPDAWPDEERCARVLHEHHGLEISALEPLTAGLDSDARVLKVTTRRGAPWFLKLRRRWSDARLRLAWHLHHREGVREVSAPMSSLSGELAPRAEDVAWTLYPFIDAPSGFERPPDAEHWKRLGQALRRIHEARLPPELHAALPAPDAPPLQAVRARHEAMLEGALTTAATAPLVDAWTRHAGRIATVLQRAAVLAGSARGAGDEVVPCHADLHAGNLLVGDDALTVVDWDSATRGPREVDLMFIGAGVGGIGGRDEEVAAFMAGYGDVPVDRRRLCACRHERIVVDLLELSDLLLGEGGDASERALWLGYFTAQFDEDNVVARAEQSWATL, encoded by the coding sequence ATGACCGCCCGCCCCGACGCCTGGCCCGACGAGGAACGCTGCGCCCGGGTGCTCCACGAGCACCACGGCCTGGAGATCTCGGCGCTCGAGCCGCTCACGGCGGGCCTGGATTCGGACGCGCGGGTGCTGAAGGTCACCACCCGGCGGGGCGCGCCCTGGTTCCTCAAGCTGCGGCGGAGATGGTCGGACGCGCGGCTCCGGCTGGCGTGGCACCTGCACCATCGGGAAGGCGTGCGGGAGGTCTCCGCGCCCATGTCGTCGTTGAGCGGTGAGCTGGCGCCGCGCGCCGAGGACGTGGCCTGGACGCTCTACCCCTTCATCGACGCGCCGAGCGGCTTCGAGCGGCCGCCGGACGCCGAGCACTGGAAGCGCCTGGGCCAGGCCCTGCGACGCATTCACGAGGCGCGCCTGCCTCCGGAGCTGCATGCGGCCCTCCCGGCGCCGGACGCCCCGCCGCTCCAGGCCGTGCGGGCCCGGCACGAGGCGATGCTCGAGGGAGCGCTCACCACGGCCGCCACGGCGCCCCTGGTCGACGCGTGGACCCGGCACGCGGGCCGCATCGCGACGGTGCTCCAGCGCGCGGCCGTGCTCGCGGGGAGCGCCCGAGGCGCCGGGGACGAGGTCGTGCCGTGCCACGCGGACCTGCACGCGGGGAACCTGCTCGTGGGCGACGACGCGCTCACCGTCGTCGACTGGGACTCCGCGACGCGGGGGCCTCGGGAGGTGGACCTCATGTTCATCGGCGCGGGCGTGGGAGGGATTGGCGGCCGCGACGAGGAGGTGGCCGCGTTCATGGCCGGCTACGGCGACGTCCCGGTGGACCGGCGGCGGCTGTGCGCCTGTCGCCACGAGCGAATCGTCGTCGACCTGCTGGAGCTGAGCGACCTGCTCCTCGGCGAAGGCGGCGACGCGTCCGAGCGGGCGCTCTGGCTCGGGTACTTCACCGCGCAGTTCGACGAGGACAACGTCGTCGCCAGGGCCGAGCAGTCCTGGGCGACGCTGTGA
- a CDS encoding ArsR/SmtB family transcription factor, whose product MLQHSSLDQVFHALADPTRRAMVERLTSGPVSVSELAAPFAMSLSAVGQHIQLLESSGLVRTAKVGRVRSVELVPAALASAEDWFTRHRSRWEQRLDALGALLEEPEENEVPTPPRRKR is encoded by the coding sequence ATGCTTCAGCATTCCTCCCTGGACCAGGTCTTCCATGCGCTGGCGGACCCGACACGGCGCGCGATGGTCGAGCGCCTCACGTCGGGGCCCGTGTCGGTCAGCGAGCTGGCGGCGCCATTCGCCATGTCGCTGTCGGCCGTCGGCCAGCACATCCAGTTGTTGGAGTCGAGCGGGCTGGTGCGCACCGCCAAGGTGGGCCGGGTTCGCTCCGTGGAGCTGGTGCCCGCGGCGCTGGCCTCCGCGGAGGACTGGTTCACGCGCCACCGCTCCCGCTGGGAGCAGCGCCTGGACGCCTTGGGGGCCCTGCTGGAAGAGCCCGAAGAGAACGAAGTCCCCACCCCACCCCGGAGGAAGAGATGA
- a CDS encoding SRPBCC family protein, translating into MNTPVVHKTFTLERTYPANAARVFKALSDPKKKRRWFAEGEGFVVDSYSLDFKVGGFERTRFRFGDGPPMTNDNVYLDILENQRLVFAYSMTVGGAPLSSSLASMELVPSGSGTLLRFTETTAFLDGKDGSADRKEGTRELLEALARELEQHD; encoded by the coding sequence ATGAACACGCCCGTCGTCCACAAGACCTTCACCCTCGAGCGCACGTACCCCGCCAACGCCGCGCGCGTCTTCAAGGCGCTGTCGGACCCGAAGAAGAAGCGCCGCTGGTTCGCGGAGGGCGAGGGCTTCGTCGTCGACAGCTACTCGCTGGACTTCAAGGTGGGCGGCTTCGAGCGCACGCGCTTCCGCTTCGGCGACGGGCCTCCGATGACGAACGACAACGTCTACCTGGACATCCTCGAGAACCAGCGCCTGGTGTTCGCCTACTCGATGACCGTCGGCGGCGCGCCGCTGTCGTCCTCGCTGGCGTCGATGGAGCTGGTGCCCTCGGGCTCTGGCACGCTCCTGCGCTTCACGGAGACCACTGCCTTCCTGGACGGCAAGGACGGCTCGGCGGACCGCAAGGAGGGCACCCGCGAGCTGCTCGAGGCGCTGGCCCGGGAGCTGGAGCAGCACGACTGA